From Bradyrhizobium sp. 4:
TCTGTCTGTTTTGTTGATATTTATCTACCAATGTGCGCATGCCACATTGCGGTTCAAGGAGATCGCCATGTCCGCGCGCATTCCCATCACCTACCTGTTCGACCCGCTCTGCGGCTGGTGCTACGGGGCCTCCACGCTGATCGAGCAACTCGTCGCCCGACCGGATTTTGCTATCGAACTTGCGCCGACAGGCCTGTTCGCCGGCGAGGGCGCGCGTCCGATGGACGACGGCTTTGCCGCCTATGCCTAGACCAACGACCAGCGGATTTCGCGCTTGAGCGGTCAGCCCTTCAGCGAAGCCTATCGCCGCGATGTGCTGGGCGACCGCACGCGCCTGTTCGACTCCGGCCCGGCCACATTGGCGCTCACGGCTGTCGCGCTCACGGCGCCTGATCGGGAGTTCGCGGCGCTGAAGGCCTTCCAGCTCGTCCGCTATGTCGAAGGCCGCGACAGCACCGACATGTCCGTTCTGTCGGATGTGCTCTGCGCGATGAACTTGCCGGAGGTTGCCGCCCGCCTGGCGAGCCCCGACAACGTATTGATCGCCGCGTATCGCGCGCGTCTCGAGGCAGCGCGTGCCGAAATGCGCCGGCTCGGCGCCAACGGCGTCCCGGCCCTGATCGTAGGCACCGGCAATGATCGCGGCCTTGTGCAAGCAAGCGCGCTGTTCGGCAGCCTGGACGTCCTGATCGATGGACTGAAGGCGGCGTGAGCGCAGCGATCAACACAGTCGAGACCATCCCATTTGAATTTCGAAATTGCAGACCAGCACCAGGAGACCAACATGCTGACAAGGAGAACCATCATGAAAACCACTCTCGCCGCGGGCGCCGCAGCAGTCTTCGCACCCGCAGGCGTCGGCCATGCCGCCGGCGGACTCACCTGGAAGCATTTTCCAGCCGGACAGAACGGCTTCTTCCGGGCTCCCGTTCTGGTGTCCGGGCCGAGCGAAGCCGTGCTGATCGATGGCGGCTTCACATTGTCCGATGGCAAGGCTGTCGCTGACGCCATCAAGGCCACCGGCAAGAAGCTCACCACCATCTATATCAGCCAGTCGGACCCGGATTATTATTTCAGCCTCGGCGCCATCAAGGCGGCGTTCCCGGAGGCCCGCGTGCTCGCGACGCCCGCAACATTGGCGGCCATTAACGCCAGCGTCGAAAAGAAGCTTGCCGTCTGGGGGCCGCAGCTCAAGGCGAACGGCCCGCAGGTGCTCGCCGATGTGGTCATCCCCGAAGCGTTCGACGGCAAGACGCTCAGCGTGGACGGCGAGACCATCGAGATCGTCAGCGCGGATGGCCTGGCCAACCGGCGCTACCTGTTCGTGCCCTCGCTCAACGCGGTGTTCGGCGGCGTGCTGATCTTCTCCGGCGTCCATGTCTGGACCGCCGACACGCCGACCCGAGAGCAGCGCGCCGCCTGGATCGCCAATCTCGAAAAGATCGCGGCGCGCAAGCCGGCGGTCGTCGTCCCCGGCCATCTGTCGGTGGATGGGAAGACCGACCTATCCGGTGTCGAGCACACCATCGCCTACCTCAAGGCGTTCGACGAAGAGCTGGCCAAGGTCAAGGAGTCCGCGGCGCTCAAGGCGGCGATGGAAGCGCGCTTCCCCGGCCTCGGCATGGGCGTTGCACTCGACATCGGCGCCAAGGTCGCCACCGGCGAGATGAAATGGGGTTGAGATGGGGGCGAACCTCGACCTGATCCGCGCCACCTACGAGGGATCGTCGTCGGAAGAGAACGGCCGCAATCTCTTGGCCGCTCTCGCTCCCGATGCCGCATGGACCGAAGCGGAAGGATTTCCGTACGCGGGCACCTATGTCGGACCCGACGCGATCATCTCAGGTGTGTTCCGGCGTCTCACCACTGAATGGACCGGCTACCGCGCCGATGTTCACACCTATCTCGAAGACGGCGACCGCGTCGCCGCCTTCGGCGTCTACTCAGGCACCTACAAGGCGACGGGCACATCCATGCGCGCGACGTTCGCGCATCTCTATCTGCTGAAGGACGGCAAGATCGCCAGCATGACCCAATATGTCGACACCGCGATGGTGCAGAAGGCGTTGGAGCCTGCTGGCCAGTAACGGCCGGCAGATGTTGGAATATACGAGAGAGGGCGCCCATCACGCTCAAAATAGGATCGACGGGATGCCTGCCAAACCGCAAGATCGGTCGAGCGTGTCATGGCCGTCAGCGACTAGATGGAGCCGCCACGGAGGAGGGACGATGAAGGCGGCGCTGCAAAACTATCAGGACCGGATGCGACGGGTGCTTGATCATATCGACCGGCATCTCGACGATGATCTGGATCTGGACACGGTGAGTGCTGTTGCGGCTTTCTCAAAATTTCATTTCCACCGGCAGTTCTCGGCAACCTTCGGATTATCAGTGCATCGCTATGTCCAGCTGGCCCGCATGAAGCGCGCTTCGCATCAGCTGGCCTTTATGGACGCCCTTGATGTCACGGAGATTGCGATGGATGCCGGTTACGATGCGCCTGACGCCTTCGCCCGCGCCTTTCGGCAACGGTTCGGACAATCGCCGTCGTCGTTCCGGAAGTCTCCCGACTGGGAGCCGTGGCTTGCGGCCTTCGGGCCTCTCGACAATGCGAGGAACAAGCTCATGCAGAAGACCTTTACCTTTGACGACGTGACGATCCGCGATGTGCAACCCACCAAGGTGGCGATCATGGAGCATCGCGGCGACCCGGCGACGCTTCCCGCCACGATCCAGCGCTTCATCGCGTGGCGCAAGGTGGCGAACCTGCACCCCAGGACAAGTCCGACCTTCACGGTCTGGCGCTCCGAGCGGCGTCCTGCCTCGCCGGCCGAGTACAGCACGGACCTCTGCGTCGGGACCGACCAGCCGATCGCGGCGAACGGCGAAGAGATCAAGGCCGGCGAGATCCCCGGCGGACGTTGCGCGGTGCTGCGCGTCGTCGGCTACACCGACAATCTCGAGCCGGCCGCGCTCTTCCTTTATCGCGACTGGCTTCCCGCCAGCGGCGAAGAAGCGCGCGACTTCCCGATCTATTGCCAGCGGCTGAGCTTGTTTCCCGAGGTGCCGGAGCACGAGACGGTCGCGGACGTTTTCTTGCCGCTGAAGTAGCGTCTGCTGACGGCGGCCTGTCACTCCGATCACGGAAACCGGCAGGCCGCCATTCGCGGATCAATACCGCCACGATGTGATCCCGCGTTCAACTCGGGAAACGGGTGGCAGCTCGCTGGTGCCTGATGTCTTGTTCGGCTCCTTTTCGACATCAGGAGAGTCTCGCGGTGGAACTGGCAAACAAGACGATCATCATAACCGGTGCCAGCAGCGGCATCGGTGCTGCCGCAGCATCATTGTTCGCGTCCGAAGGCGCCGATGTGGTGCTCGGGGCGCGTCGCGGCCCCGAGCTGCAGGCCGTTGTTGCAAGCATCAAGAGCGCCGGAGGGCGCGCGACGTTTCTCGCCGGCGATGTTCGGGACACCGGCTATGCAGCCCGCCTTGTCGAGCACGCCGTCAAGACTTTCGGAAAGCTCGACGGCGCCTTCAACAATGCCGGCATTGTCGGCGACATGACGCCAGTCCCCGAGATGAGCGTCGAAAACTGGACCGATGTGCTTGCGGTGAATCTCACCTCGGCGTTCCTCAGCGCAAAGGCGCAGATCCCGGCGCTGCGCAAGCAGGGCGGCGGTTCGATCGTTTTTACCTCGTCCTTCGTTGGCTTCAGCAACGGGGGCCTGCCGGGAATGGCGGCGTACGCAGCCTCAAAGGCAGGACTGATCGGCCTGGCTCAATCACTGGGCGCCGAGCATGCGGCCGAAGGCATTCGGGTCAACGCGCTCCTGCCTGGAGGGACCATCACCCCGGCGGCAGGCGAGGGAAATCCCGACGCCTTGAATTTCATCGCCGGGCTTCACCCGATGAAGCGGATGGCCAGTTCCAAGGAGATCGCGCAAGCGGCGGTTTTTCTCCTGAGCGACCGGGCATCGTTCATGACCGGCAGTCCCATGACGGTGGATGGCGGCATGTCGGTGCGCCTGACCTGACGACGAACCCGCCAAGCGCGCGGCGACGGTCACCTCGGCGCAAACATTGGATGTTCGCCACGTATCTCCATGATACGAGACCCCGTCGTTCGCTTCCGGAGCCCAATGCCCATGTCCGCCGCCACCGCCGCGAGTCAGCCGTCCGCAACCGCCGCCGAAACCGATTCCGAGACACTCGGCTGGATGAAGGGCTTCCCGCCACCGGAAAACCGCACCATCTCCTTCCAGAACGGCTCGTTTCGCAGCTTCCCCGAGCTGCGCTGGGCATGGAGCAACATTCGCCAGCTGGTGCCGACCGTGAACGTCTGGCGCGGGGCGGAGCCTGCATCGGTGCTGCCGCGCCAAGACCATGACATCGGCGCCTCCGCGTCGACCACGATGGACGGCCGGCCCATGACGTTCGCGAGGATGCTCGAGGAGACCTACACCGACGGCATCGCCGTGCTGCATCGGGGCAGGCTGATCTATGAGCGCTATTTCGGCGCGTTGAAGCCGCACAAGCCGCATATCGCGATGTCGGTGACGAAATCGTTCACGGGCGTGCTCGCCGGCATTCTGGTCGCCGAGGGCAAGATCGATCCGCAGGCGCCTGTCACGGAGTATGTGCCGGAGCTGAAGGCCAGCGCCTTCGGCGATGCGCGCGTGCACGAGGTCATGGATATGACCACCGGGCTCGAATACACGGAGGTCTATACCGACAAGAACTCTCACGTCTGGGGCCTCCGGCGGGCGAACGGCATGGCACCGATTCCGCCGGATTACGACGGCCCGACCACCATCTTCGAATTTCTGATGGCGCAGAAGAAGCAGGGCGAGCACGGCAAGGCCTTCGCCTACAAGACCGTCAACACCGACGTGCTCGCCTGGATCATCCGGCGCGTCAGCGGCATGAACTTGTCCGATCTGCTCTCCGAGCGCATCTGGCAGCCGATCGGCGCCGAGGAGGACGCGCATTACCACGTCGATCGCATCGGCACCGAAAGCGGCGGTGGGGGCCTCTCCACCACCTTGCGCGATCTCGCCCGCTTCGGCGAGACCATGCGCAATCACGGCCGCTTCAACGGCCGGCAGATCGTGCCTTCATCTGTTGTCGAAGACATCGCGCGCGGCGGCGATCCCGAGAAATTCAAGCCCGCCGGTTACACCACGCTACCCGGTGCCTCCTATCGCAATCAATGGTGGGTCACGCACAATGCCCACGGCGCCTATATGGCGCGCGGCGTTCACGGGCAGGGCATCTATATCGATCCCAAGGCCGAGATGGTGATCGCGCGCTACGCCTCGCACCCCGCAGCGGGCAACGCCGCCAACGATCCCGTGACGCTGCCGGCCTACATGGCGCTGGCGAAGGAGCTCATGGCGGGCGGGTGAGGTACGCCTACGGCAGCTCCCGCCAGCGCATCGGCAAAATGCCGTCCTGCCTGAAACTGGCGAGGAAGCGGAAGCGGGCGGCTTGCGGATTGGGACGGGCTTCGATCGTTGTGCCCAGGATCTGCACGACGTCCGTCTCGTCATAGGCCGGCCAGGGTGGCAGGCCCGATCCGTTGGGATCGCCATGCGCCGCGAAATTCACCCAATAGGCCATCATGGTCCGCGCCAGGGCGCGGTCCTCTTCGGCCGCCGGTGCCGAGCTGCCGATCACCTGTTGCGGTGTGAGTGTGCCGAACACGAACGGAATTTCGGTGACGTGCGAGGCGATCGGCGTGTAGCGCGAGGTATAGCTGAAGTGATAGCCGTAGACCGGCGCGCGTCCCCCGCGCCAATGCAATCGCAGCCACTGCCAGCATTGCTCGCCAACTACATAGTCGCCGTTAAGCGCCGCCGCGGAAGTCCTGGCCTCCGCGTCGGTCGCCGCGGGGTAGACCTTCAGGAAATCGGCCAAGCGCTCCTT
This genomic window contains:
- a CDS encoding MBL fold metallo-hydrolase, with the protein product MLTRRTIMKTTLAAGAAAVFAPAGVGHAAGGLTWKHFPAGQNGFFRAPVLVSGPSEAVLIDGGFTLSDGKAVADAIKATGKKLTTIYISQSDPDYYFSLGAIKAAFPEARVLATPATLAAINASVEKKLAVWGPQLKANGPQVLADVVIPEAFDGKTLSVDGETIEIVSADGLANRRYLFVPSLNAVFGGVLIFSGVHVWTADTPTREQRAAWIANLEKIAARKPAVVVPGHLSVDGKTDLSGVEHTIAYLKAFDEELAKVKESAALKAAMEARFPGLGMGVALDIGAKVATGEMKWG
- a CDS encoding nuclear transport factor 2 family protein; translation: MGANLDLIRATYEGSSSEENGRNLLAALAPDAAWTEAEGFPYAGTYVGPDAIISGVFRRLTTEWTGYRADVHTYLEDGDRVAAFGVYSGTYKATGTSMRATFAHLYLLKDGKIASMTQYVDTAMVQKALEPAGQ
- a CDS encoding AraC family transcriptional regulator, coding for MKAALQNYQDRMRRVLDHIDRHLDDDLDLDTVSAVAAFSKFHFHRQFSATFGLSVHRYVQLARMKRASHQLAFMDALDVTEIAMDAGYDAPDAFARAFRQRFGQSPSSFRKSPDWEPWLAAFGPLDNARNKLMQKTFTFDDVTIRDVQPTKVAIMEHRGDPATLPATIQRFIAWRKVANLHPRTSPTFTVWRSERRPASPAEYSTDLCVGTDQPIAANGEEIKAGEIPGGRCAVLRVVGYTDNLEPAALFLYRDWLPASGEEARDFPIYCQRLSLFPEVPEHETVADVFLPLK
- a CDS encoding SDR family oxidoreductase, producing the protein MELANKTIIITGASSGIGAAAASLFASEGADVVLGARRGPELQAVVASIKSAGGRATFLAGDVRDTGYAARLVEHAVKTFGKLDGAFNNAGIVGDMTPVPEMSVENWTDVLAVNLTSAFLSAKAQIPALRKQGGGSIVFTSSFVGFSNGGLPGMAAYAASKAGLIGLAQSLGAEHAAEGIRVNALLPGGTITPAAGEGNPDALNFIAGLHPMKRMASSKEIAQAAVFLLSDRASFMTGSPMTVDGGMSVRLT
- a CDS encoding serine hydrolase — translated: MSAATAASQPSATAAETDSETLGWMKGFPPPENRTISFQNGSFRSFPELRWAWSNIRQLVPTVNVWRGAEPASVLPRQDHDIGASASTTMDGRPMTFARMLEETYTDGIAVLHRGRLIYERYFGALKPHKPHIAMSVTKSFTGVLAGILVAEGKIDPQAPVTEYVPELKASAFGDARVHEVMDMTTGLEYTEVYTDKNSHVWGLRRANGMAPIPPDYDGPTTIFEFLMAQKKQGEHGKAFAYKTVNTDVLAWIIRRVSGMNLSDLLSERIWQPIGAEEDAHYHVDRIGTESGGGGLSTTLRDLARFGETMRNHGRFNGRQIVPSSVVEDIARGGDPEKFKPAGYTTLPGASYRNQWWVTHNAHGAYMARGVHGQGIYIDPKAEMVIARYASHPAAGNAANDPVTLPAYMALAKELMAGG